One window of the Trifolium pratense cultivar HEN17-A07 linkage group LG2, ARS_RC_1.1, whole genome shotgun sequence genome contains the following:
- the LOC123910712 gene encoding 3-ketoacyl-CoA synthase 7-like, with the protein MKALLHNYSSFLNLFVISKGSITFTQSIAAIALIFILLYIFFRSTSVYLIDYVCYLPPDNLRIPHSHFIEHFQLCNYDKEIIEFHTKVLEKSGIGAEACGPESIHQLPPGTSMKHAQAETEMVLFTIVNDLLMKHNVHPKSIDILVSNCSLFCPTPCITSTIINKFGFRSNVKSFSLSGMGCSAGLLSVSLVKDLLKVHKNSLALVLSMEAVAPNGYTGNTKSKLIANALFRMGGAAILLSNKNQDRGIAKYKLQHLVRTHLGSKDRAYQSVYQEPDENNIVGVSLSRSLLSVAASALRINIKTLGPLVLPYSEQLQYVLSMLRSKIWAVENKEMYVPNFKKAFEHFCIHAGGKTVIDGIVENLKLHREDGEASRMALYRFGNTSSSSLWYELSYLEAKGRVKKGHKVWQIGFGSGFKCNSAVWKCLSDIDPNVRSVWSDRIHLYPVEIPVFDC; encoded by the coding sequence ATGAAAGCTCTTTTGCACAATTACTCTTCTTTCTTAAACCTATTTGTCATATCCAAAGGTTCAATCACATTTACACAATCAATTGCAGCGATAGCATTAATTTTCATATtactttacatttttttcagaTCCACTAGTGTCTACCTTATTGACTATGTTTGTTATTTACCTCCTGATAATTTGAGAATCCCTCATTCCCATTTCATAGAACACTTTCAATTGTGCAACTATGACAAAGAAATCATAGAATTTCATACCAAAGTATTGGAGAAATCCGGTATCGGAGCTGAGGCTTGCGGACCAGAATCAATTCATCAGCTCCCTCCTGGTACTTCTATGAAGCATGCACAAGCCGAAACTGAGATGGTTCTTTTCACAATCGTCAACGATCTTCTTATGAAACACAATGTGCATCCTAAGAGCATTGACATCCTTGTATCAAATTGTAGCCTTTTCTGTCCCACACCATGCATTACCTCAACCATCATTAATAAGTTTGGATTTCGAAGTAACGTAAAGAGTTTCAGCCTAAGTGGAATGGGTTGCAGTGCTGGATTGCTTTCAGTAAGCTTGGTCAAAGATCTTCTAAAAGTTCACAAAAATTCACTGGCTTTAGTTCTAAGCATGGAGGCTGTAGCTCCCAATGGTTATACCGGCAATACAAAATCCAAGCTTATTGCGAATGCATTGTTTCGAATGGGAGGAGCAGCAATTTTACTATCCAACAAAAATCAAGACAGGGGAATAGCCAAATACAAGCTTCAACATCTTGTGCGAACACATTTGGGATCAAAGGACAGGGCATATCAGTCTGTTTATCAAGAACCTGATGAAAACAATATTGTAGGCGTTTCCCTCTCGCGGTCGTTGTTAAGTGTAGCTGCTTCAGCTTTGAGGATCAACATAAAAACCTTAGGGCCTCTTGTCTTGCCTTATTCCGAGCAACTGCAATATGTGTTGTCAATGCTTCGCAGTAAAATTTGGGCAGTGGAGAATAAGGAAATGTATGTGCCGAATTTCAAGAAGGCTTTTGagcatttttgtattcatgcaGGTGGTAAGACAGTAATAGACGGTATAGTGGAAAATCTGAAGCTGCATAGGGAAGATGGAGAGGCTTCAAGGATGGCATTATATAGATTTGGTAATACTTCATCTTCATCTCTGTGGTATGAACTGAGCTATTTAGAGGCAAAAGGGAGAGTAAAGAAAGGACATAAGGTTTGGCAAATTGGGTTTGGAAGTGGATTCAAGTGCAACAGTGCAGTGTGGAAGTGCCTTTCTGATATTGATCCAAATGTAAGGAGTGTGTGGTCGGATAGAATCCATTTATATCCAGTTGAGATACCTGTGTTTGACTGTTGA
- the LOC123910713 gene encoding cell division control protein 48 homolog C-like, giving the protein MRLKKQKNMGRRNNGGGGGGGGGGGRSLQFALRRRVESCKSKYTTPEEIVDHLRSNYPDYHRTKGQQLLRFVNDALQFSNNTPSRKPNQKSNAAADEDDDDDDEEEYRNSSRKRRKDIITDECEARLQKIESLHIKSRMSKQIPSSSSEPASNNSEDGEDGAVSTSEDAIYSEKVEPAFDLMKDMLRNSYTGAKTVPVVVAEEKNVELDMGNSSKATITVNRNGGEPPKLYRTTKIRLKGLGTGSNVAGGGGVGVVEMKGKEGPMFKDLGGMKDILEELMMDIVSLCNPQLPRHLGVKPVTGILLHGPPGCGKTRLAHAIANETGLPFHHISATEVVSGVSGASEEYIRELFDKAKRTAPSIVFIDEIDAIASKRENLQREMEKRIVTQLMTSMDEPESSDEPRGYVLVIGATNRPDSLDPALRRPGRFDREFLVGVPDESSREEILSVLTRNLKLDGSFDLRKIARSTPGFVGADLAALANKAGNLAMKRIIDERKRELSQDLMSENTKGWWREPWLPEEINKLAIKMSDFEEAAKMVQPSARREGFSSIPNVKWEDVGGLDILRHEFDRYIVRRIKYPEYYEGIGMNLESGFLLYGPPGCGKTLIAKAVANEAGANFIHIKGPELLNKYVGESELAVRTLFNRARTCAPCVLFFDEVDALTTERGKEGGWVIERLLNQLLIELDGAEQRRGVFVIGATNRPEVMDRALLRPGRFGKLLYVPLPSPDDRVLILKALARNKHIDSSVDLSAIGRMEACENLSGADLAELMNEAVMAALDEKLASIETTCESLTIRTSHFEVALSKVSPSVSDKQRQYYERLSRSLKAA; this is encoded by the exons atgaGACTGAAGAAGCAGAAGAATATGGGGAGAAGAAACAAcggcggtggtggtggtggcggcGGAGGAGGAGGAAGGTCTCTGCAATTTGCTCTTCGCCGACGAGTTGAATCATGCAAATCAAAGTACACAACCCCCGAAGAAATCGTCGATCATCTTCGCTCCAATTACCCTGATTACCACCGAACTAAGGGCCAACAACTCCTTCGATTTGTTAACGATGCTCTTCAATTCTCCAATAATACTCCCTCACGGAAACCTAACCAGAAAAGCAATGCCGCCGCCGACGAAGAtgacgacgatgatgatgaagaagagtaTCGAAATTCTTCTCGAAAGAGACGTAAGGATATTATTACCGATGAATGTGAAGCTCGATTGCAGAAAATTGAATCTCTTCATATCAAATCAAGGATGAGTAAGCAGATTCCATCATCTTCCTCCGAACCTGCTTCCAATAACAGTGAAGATGGTGAGGACGGTGCAGTTTCGACTTCAGAGGACGCGATTTATAGTGAGAAAGTTGAACCTGCTTTTGATTTGATGAAAGACATGCTGCGAAATTCATATACAGGGGCGAAAACGGTACCTGTGGTGGTGGCGGAGGAAAAGAATGTCGAATTGGATATGGGGAATTCAAGTAAAGCTACTATTACTGTTAATAGGAATGGCGGTGAACCACCGAAGTTGTATCGGACTACAAAGATACGATTGAAGGGTTTGGGTACGGGTTCTAATGTTGCCGGTGGTGGCGGTGTTGGTGTTGTTGAGATGAAAGGGAAGGAGGGTCCAATGTTTAAGGATTTGGGTGGGATGAAAGATATATTGGAAGAATTGATGATGGATATTGTGTCATTGTGCAATCCTCAATTGCCTAGACATTTGGGAGTGAAACCGGTGACTGGAATTTTGTTACATGGACCACCTGGTTGTGGAAAGACTAGACTTGCTCATGCTATAGCGAATGAAACCGGTCTTCCTTTTCATCATATTTCGGCTACGGAGGTTGTTTCTGGAGTCTCAG GTGCATCCGAAGAATATATTAGGGAGCTTTTTGATAAAGCAAAAAGGACTGCTCCGTCAATTGTCTTTATTGATGAGATTGATGCAATTGCTTCGAAAAGAGAGAATTTACAGCGTGAAATGGAGAAACGAATTGTGACCCAGTTAATGACTTCCATGGATGAGCCGGAGAGTTCTGATGAACCTCGTGGCTATGTTCTTGTAATTGGAGCCACAAATAGGCCTGATTCTCTTGACCCTGCTCTTAGACGGCCTGGTAGGTTTGATCGTGAGTTTTTGGTTGGCGTTCCTGACGAATCTTCCAGGGAGGAGATCCTTTCCGTGCTTACTCGCAATCTTAAACTTGATGGTTCATTTGATCTGCGCAAAATAGCCAGGTCTACGCCAGGATTTGTTGGTGCTGATTTGGCAGCTCTGGCTAACAAAGCTGGTAATCTGGCAATGAAGAGGATAATTGATGAAAGGAAACGTGAATTATCTCAAGATCTCATGAGCGAGAATACAAAAGGCTGGTGGAGAGAACCTTGGTTGCCTGAAGAAATAAATAAGCTTGCTATCAAGATGTCTGATTTTGAG GAAGCAGCCAAAATGGTGCAACCTTCAGCAAGAAGAGAAGGGTTCTCTTCCATTCCTAATGTCAAATGGGAAGATGTTGGTGGGCTTGATATTTTAAGGCATGAGTTTGATCGCTACATTGTAAGGCGTATAAAATATCCTGAGTATTATGag GGAATTGGGATGAATCTTGAATCTGGATTCTTGCTTTATGGACCTCCGGGTTGTGGTAAAACACTGATTGCCAAGGCTGTTGCCAATGAGGCTGGAGCTAATTTCATTCATATCAAG GGACCTGAGCTTCTAAATAAATATGTTGGGGAAAGTGAGCTTGCAGTGCGGACATTGTTTAATCGTGCAAGGACTTGTGCACCATGTGTACTATTTTTTGATGAG GTTGATGCTCTGACTACTGAACGCGGTAAAGAAGGTGGATGGGTTATTGAAAGACTATTGAACCAG TTGCTTATCGAGTTAGATGGCGCTGAGCAGCGGAGAGGCGTTTTTGTGATTGGTGCAACAAATAG GCCTGAGGTGATGGACCGCGCTCTCTTACGGCCTGGCAGGTTTGGTAAACTGCTTTATGTTCCTCTTCCAAGTCCAGACGACcgtgttttgattttgaaagcTCTTGCAAGAAATAAACATATTGATTCTAGTGTGGATTTGAGTGCCATTGGAAGAATGGAAGCATGTGAAAACCTTAGTGGTGCTGATCTTGCAGAATTG ATGAACGAAGCAGTAATGGCTGCTCTTGATGAGAAGTTGGCCTCAATTGAGACAACTTGTGAATCATTGACCATTAGGACAAGTCATTTTGAAGTAGCACTAAGTAAAGTTTCTCCATCCGTGTCGGACAAG CAAAGGCAGTACTATGAGCGTTTGTCAAGAAGCCTTAAAGCGGCATGA
- the LOC123910711 gene encoding pentatricopeptide repeat-containing protein At1g10910, chloroplastic-like, translating to MEISISSSAVAFSMAFRCHSSSFSASSSSSSQTRLSTKSIKFANSKTATTKSPKLQLQHASNLNLISTLTRVGDKLSVKDLNATLHHFGNSNKFNHISQLFLWMQENKKLDVYSYSHYIKFMANKLDASTMLKLYNNIQDESVKDNVYVCNSVLSCLIKKGKFDTAIKLFQQMKQDGLVPDLVTYSTLIAGCVKVKDGYPKALELIQELQDNRMRKDDVIYGAIMAVCASNGKWEEAENYFNQMKSEGHSPNVYHYSSLLNAYSASRNVKKADALIQDMESEGLVPNKVILTTLLKVYVRGGLFEKSRELLTKLESLGYAEDEMSYCVLMDGLAKARQTHEAKVVFDEMMKKNVKSDGYAHSIMISAFCREKLFQEAMQLANDFQTTFNKYDVVIMNSMLCAFCRVGEMESVMEILRKMDELAISPDYYTFNILIKYFCKKNMYLLAYRTMEDMNSKGYQPAEELCSSLIYHLGQESAYSEAFSVYNILKYSKRTICKALHEKILHILLAGKLLKDAYVVFKDNAIFISGPTTKKFASAFMKSGNINLINDVMKTLHSCGFKIGQDLFEMAVSRYLGQPEKKDLLLHLLQWMPGHGYVVDPSTRNLILKNSHLFGRQLIAEVLSKQPVKLKAKKSH from the exons ATGGAGATATCAATATCATCATCAGCAGTTGCATTTAGTATGGCGTTTCGATGCCATTCATCATCATTTTCagcttcgtcttcttcttcttctcaaacGCGCTTATCTACAAAATCTATTAAATTCGCTAATTCTAAAACCGCAACAACAAAATCACCCAaacttcaacttcaacatgCTTCCAACTTGAACTTGATTTCTACTCTTACAAG AGTAGGAGATAAGTTGTCAGTGAAAGACCTCAATGCTACTTTGCACCACTTTGGTAATTCAAACAAATTTAACCATATCTCTCAG CTTTTTTTATGGATGCAAGAGAACAAGAAGCTTGATGTATATTCTTATTCCCATTATATAAAGTTCATGGCCAATAAACTCGATGCTTCCACGATGCTAAAACTGTATAACAACATTCAAGATGAATCGGTGAAGGACAATGTCTATGTATGTAATTCTGTTCTCAGTTGTCTAATCAAGAAAGGCAAGTTTGATACCGCCATTAAACTCTTTCAGCAGATGAAACAAGATGGTCTAGTTCCGGATCTTGTTACCTATAGCACT CTTATTGCAGGTTGCGTTAAAGTAAAAGATGGATATCCTAAGGCACTGGAGCTAATTCAGGAATTGCAAGACAATAGAATGCGAAAGGACGATGTAATTTATGGGGCAATAATGGCAGTGTGTGCTTCTAATGGTAAATGGGAAGAAGCAGAAAACTATTTTAACCAGATGAAGAGTGAAGGTCATTCTCCAAATGTTTATCACTACAGTTCTTTGCTAAATGCTTATTCAGCAAGTAGAAACGTCAAAAAAGCTGATGCGTTGATTCAAGATATGGAATCTGAAGGGTTAGTACCAAACAAG GTAATTTTGACAACCTTGCTGAAAGTGTATGTTAGAGGAGGTTTGTTTGAGAAGTCAAGAGAATTACTAACCAAACTGGAATCTTTGGGTTATGCTGAAGATGAG ATGTCATACTGTGTATTGATGGATGGCCTAGCTAAGGCAAGACAAACGCATGAAGCCAAAGTAGTTTTTGatgaaatgatgaaaaagaATGTCAAGTCTG ATGGCTATGCTCACAGTATCATGATATCCGCATTTTGCCGAGAAAAGCTTTTTCAGGAGGCAATGCAGTTGGCCAATGATTTTCAAACTACTTTCAACAAATATGACGTGGTTATAATGAATTCAATGCTCTGTGCTTTCTGCAGAGTAGGTGAAATGGAAAGTGTGATGGAAATACTAAGAAAGATGGATGAGTTAGCAATCAGTCCTGATTACTATACCTTCAATATTCTAATAAAATACTTCTGTAAGAAAAACATGTATTTATTAGCTTATCGAACCATGGAGGACATGAACAGTAAAGGCTATCAACCAGCGGAG GAGCTCTGTTCTTCTTTAATATACCACCTTGGTCAGGAAAGTGCTTATTCAGAGGCATTTTCTGTTTacaatattttgaaatatagcAAGAGAACAATATGCAAGGCACTTCATGAAAAGATTCTGCACATTCTCCTAGCAGGAAAGCTTTTGAAAGATGCATATGTAGTATTCAAG GATAATGCAATATTTATTTCTGGTCCCACCACAAAAAAGTTCGCAAGTGCATTTATGAAGTCAGGTAACATCAACTTGATCAATGATGTTATGAAGACACTCCATAGTTGTGGCTTCAAGATTGGTCAG GATTTATTTGAGATGGCTGTATCACGCTATTTAGGTCAGCCTGAAAAGAAAGACTTGCTTCTACACTTGCTACAATGGATGCCAGGTCATGGTTATGTGGTTGATCCATCAACAAGGAACCTAATCCTCAAGAATTCACACTTATTTGGTCGTCAGCTCATTGCTGAAGTTTTGTCCAAGCAACCAGTTAAGTTAAAAGCTAAAAAATCTCACTAG